From the Calonectris borealis chromosome 4, bCalBor7.hap1.2, whole genome shotgun sequence genome, one window contains:
- the NPY1R gene encoding neuropeptide Y receptor type 1, with protein MNTSVFAPLGNISGRLNFSEKNSQILQFEDEDCHVPLAMVFTLALAYGTVIILGVSGNLALIVIILKQKEMRNVTNILIVNLSFSDLLVTIMCLPFTFVYTLMDHWIFGEAMCKLNPFVQCASITVSVFSLVLIAIERHQLIINPRGWRPNNRHAYLGIAAIWILATASSLPFLIYHVLTDEPFRNITFDEYKDKYVCLDLFPLDTARLSYTTTLLVIQYFGPLCFIFICYLKIYIRLKKRNNMMDKMRDSKYRSSETKRINIMLISIVVAFAVCWLPLTIFNIVFDWNHEILPVATCSHNLLFLICHLTAMISTCVNPIFYGFLNKNFQRDLQFLFHFCHFRSREEDYETIAMSTMHTDVSKTSLKQASPVAFKKINSDDDDKI; from the exons ATGAATACGTCGGTTTTCGCCCCCCTGGGAAATATTTCCGGCCGCCTGAATTTTTCGGAGAAGAACTCGCAGATATTGCAGTTTGAGGATGAGGATTGCCATGTGCCTCTGGCCATGGTCTTCACTTTGGCCTTGGCTTACGGGACTGTGATAATTCTGGGAGTCTCCGGGAATCTGGCCTTGATtgtcattattttaaagcaaaaggagATGCGCAATGTTACCAACATCCTCATTGTCAACCTGTCCTTTTCTGATCTTCTAGTGACCATCATGTGTCTTCCCTTTACCTTTGTGTATACTTTAATGGACCACTGGATTTTTGGGGAGGCCATGTGCAAACTGAATCCGTTCGTGCAATGTGCCTCAATCACCGTCTCGGTCTTTTCTTTAGTCCTCATTGCTATCGAACGCCATCAGCTGATCATCAATCCCCGTGGCTGGAGACCAAACAACAGACATGCCTATCTGGGGATTGCCGCCATATGGATTTTAGCCACAGCTTCCTCTTTGCCTTTCCTGATCTACCACGTGTTAACGGATGAACCCTTCAGAAACATAACATTCGATGAATATAAGGACAAATACGTGTGTTTGGATCTGTTCCCCTTGGACACCGCCAGGCTTTCTTATACCACGACGCTTTTGGTGATTCAGTACTTTGGACCgctttgttttatatttatttgctaCTTAAAG ATATACATAcgattaaaaaaaaggaacaacatgATGGACAAGATGAGAGACAGCAAGTACAGATCCTCTGAAACCAAAAGGATCAACATCATGCTGATCTCAATAGTGGTCGCATTTGCAGTTTGCTGGCTGCCTCTCACCATCTTCAATATCGTGTTTGATTGGAATCACGAAATTCTGCCTGTCGCTACCTGCAGCCACAACCTTTTGTTCCTGATTTGCCACCTCACCGCCATGATCTCCACCTGCGTGAACCCCATCTTCTATGGGTTTCTCAATAAGAACTTCCAAAGGGACttgcagtttttatttcatttttgtcatttcCGCTCCCGTGAGGAGGATTATGAGACTATAGCCATGTCCACCATGCACACAGATGTTTCAAAAACCTCTTTAAAGCAGGCAAGCCCAGtcgcatttaaaaaaattaatagtgaTGATGATGACAAAATataa